One Osmerus eperlanus chromosome 2, fOsmEpe2.1, whole genome shotgun sequence genomic window, ACCTTTTTAGGCTAAGCTATGGGCAACGGCCCCTGCCTGTGATTATGAGGCCTCGGCCAGAACGGCTAACCTCAACGCCGTCTGAACCAGATAGCCtgttgtcctctgtgtgtccaCGGGCCAGCTCCTGTACAGGGGTCAGCCCCGCCACGGCGCAGTGacacatcctgtgtgtgtgtgagctcataTCCTCATCCTGTCTCCAGACCCCCTGGTGTCCTGCTGCCGACCCCTGACCTGAAGCTCCTGCTCCTCCGCAGAACTTGGGCCAGAAGGCCTGTTTCCAGCCATCTGCTAGCCtcctttcaggaactaattaagagctgtctgtccctccgTTGTGCACAGTCTGGTTGACGCTCAGCCCGGCTTGGACGGTTTCTGTGTCGCTGTGTTCTATTGAAGGGAGACAACATTGCTAGCAAAACTCAGGGCTTTTTTCGACAGACTGTGTTTCGTCCCGTGGCCACACGACGAAGAGAGCTCCAACAATTCGAAGCTGCACGACTCACGACCCGTGTATCGCCACAGAGTAGACCGTGCCACTCGGGCCTTGAAGCCTGCCATTCCGCCCCTCGGATACATTCCGCGGAACGAGCGTATCTTCCGTGTGGCTCCGTGCACCCTAAGCCTCTCCATGCCCTCGCTGTGTTTCTCCAGTTACCATGACGCCcaggaggagctgcaggagtTCCAGGAGGGCAGCCGGGAGTTGGAGGCCGAGCTGGAGGCCCAGCTGGGCCAGGCGGAGCACCGGCTCCGAGACCTGCAGACGGAGAACCAGAGGCTGAAAAGCGACGTGGACTCCCTCAAGGTAACTTAAGCCTGACCCGTTAGCCCCGGCCTTGCCTGGATGCCTCTTACAGATCTCCCCCACCTGGGAAACAGGACCCAGCGCCAGCTAGGTGGCCGAGTGAGAAGTTGTCACTcttggctggctgtgtgtgtgtgtgtgtaaggttgtgtgtgtgtgtgtaaggttgtgtgtgtgtatgggtgtgtgtgtgtatggctgtgtgttttAGCGGGCAGGGAGGTACTGCATGCCGAATACAGAGCCAGAGGTAATCCTGCAGTGCACCATAATAGGATGTCAGGATCAAAGAGCAGGAAATAGCAGACGGCAGGGACACGGCGGACCTCAGGGTGCTCGCCCCGGTTTGATGCCTGCCCCGCCGTTTTATCTTCCTATTTCTAAAAATAGATGCACACGTGTTTCTGTTAATGGAGGGGGGGTCCTGTTGTGGTAGTAGGGTGTGAGAAGAGCAGGGCATGTGACATGAACGGGGGTGGAACCCTGCTCCGGTCATGATCCCGGAGGGTCCGGGAACGTTGACCAGCCTTAAGCCACGCCTCTTACCCCAGAGGACCCCGCgctcatctcctcccttcctctcctcttttccccctTCCAACCCAGCCAGCTCTCCACAGGCGGCCTTAGATGGCACCAGAGGACAGGGAGTGAGGGGAGAACTGGTTAATAAAGACAAGACCGTGTCGGCTGGCGCAGTGTCTCAGCTTTCATACATCATATCCGCGCGTGTCACCTTTTTTTACTCTCAGACGGCAACATGCCCGCACCCGCTTGTCCCCGTGTGTCAAcgtcctcttctctctcgtctccctctcgtctccctctcctcgccctctctctcttctccctctccctctctctcgtctccctctcgtctccctctcctctccctctctctcgtctccctctcctctccctctctctcgtctccctctcgtctccctctcctctccctctctctcgtctccctctcctctccctctctctcgtctccctctcctctctctctctctctctctcctctgctccttgtGCAGGAGAAGCTGGAGCAGCATTACTCCCAGAGCTACAAGCAGATCTCCGTGCTGGAGGACGACCTGGGCCAGACGCGCAGCATCAAGGAGCAGCTCCACAAATACGTCCGAGAGCTGGAGCAGGCGAACGACGACCTGGAGAGAGCCAAGAGGTCAGCAGGCTCGGGACACCCCTCCGGTCAATGACGCTGGCTGTCAAGCTCGGGAGTTCCTGCTTAATTCGTGATCGAGCGTCTTTGAATGATTAATGATCCCCGTGTCCCCGCGTAGCCAGATGCAGGCTGCAGGCTACGATTTCTTCTCCTGCAGCTTGCTTCGGGGCAGGATCCCCGCAGGTTTGCTCACAGCTCCAACCAGGAAGTGACGTggtgtttgacttgttgttctcccccccccccccccccccagggccacCATTGTGTCTCTGGAGGACTTTGAGGGCCGCCTGAACCAGGCCATCGAGAGGAACGCCTTCCTGGAGAGCGAGCTGGACGAGAAGGAGTCTCTCCTGGTCTCGGTGCAGAGGCTGAAGGATGAGGCCAGAGGTGCGGTACAGAGCCTCGCTACTCCCCCTATGctaaccacccccctccccccctcccctcccccccacaccctctctctgctcctggcCCGTCTAATATCTGTGTGTGGTCCAGACCTGAGGCAGGAGCTGGCCGTGAGGGAGCGCAGCACGGACGTGACCGGGATGTCAGACCCCGGCTCGCCCACCCTGGAGCTCGACAAGACGGACTCGGCCGTCCAAGCCTCGCTGTCTCTCCCCGCCACCCCCGTGGGAAAGGGCGTGGAGCACCCCTTCGTCAGCTCCAAAGGTCGGCCCCCTCCCTGTCCGTTCCCGGGGTCGGTTCCGCGGGGGCGTTGTCGGACTGTGTCGAGTCGAGTAGACTTGTGTCTTAACCCCCCGTCCGTGTCTCCTCTGCACAGCCTTGACCAACGGCTGTGGAAgctctcccctgaccccctcGGCAAGAATCTCTGCTCTTAACATCGTCGGTGACCTTCTGAGAAAAGTTGGGGTAAATATCATTTATTCCAAAATGAAAAAGAAGTATTCCAAAAGGGGTAATTGCTGCGACGTGTCTGCCATGAGACCAACGGTGCCGACAAGA contains:
- the ndel1b gene encoding nuclear distribution protein nudE-like 1-B, whose amino-acid sequence is METEMIPKFSSKDEEIDYWKTLSLKYKESYHDAQEELQEFQEGSRELEAELEAQLGQAEHRLRDLQTENQRLKSDVDSLKEKLEQHYSQSYKQISVLEDDLGQTRSIKEQLHKYVRELEQANDDLERAKRATIVSLEDFEGRLNQAIERNAFLESELDEKESLLVSVQRLKDEARDLRQELAVRERSTDVTGMSDPGSPTLELDKTDSAVQASLSLPATPVGKGVEHPFVSSKALTNGCGSSPLTPSARISALNIVGDLLRKVGALESKLAACRNFAKDHSARKSYSTTNGTLINSNATKFSHSLHTTYFDKTTVNGLDNSTLTAMASPRTVSPPGMLPLIV